The following proteins come from a genomic window of Bos mutus isolate GX-2022 chromosome 23, NWIPB_WYAK_1.1, whole genome shotgun sequence:
- the LOC102265821 gene encoding olfactory receptor 2J3 has translation MNATSEAYFVLLGFSNWPHLEVVLFVVVLVFYLMTLTGNLFIIILSYLDSHLHTPMYFFLSNLSFLDLCYSTSFIPQLLVNLWGPGKTISYTGCMIQLYFVLALGCTECVLLMVMSYDRYAAVCRPLHYSILMHPRFCHLLAVASWVSGFTNSALHSFFTFLVPLCGHRQVDHFFCEVPALLRLSCIDTRANELTLMVTSSIFVLIPLILILSSYGAIARAVLRMQSTTGLQKVFGTCGAHLMVVSLFFIPVMCIYLQPPSGNSQDQGKFIALFYTVVTPSLNPLIYTLRNKDVRGAVKRLVG, from the coding sequence ATGAATGCAACCTCTGAAGCCTACTTTGTTCTACTGGGGTTTTCTAATTGGCCTCATCTGGAAGTAGTTCTCTTTGTGGTTGTCTTGGTGTTCTACTTGATGACATTGACAGGCAACCTGTTCATCATTATCTTGTCATACTTGGATTCCCATCTCCACACtcctatgtattttttcctctcaaaTCTCTCTTTTCTGGATCTCTGCTACTCTACCAGCTTCATCCCTCAGTTGCTGGTCAACCTCTGGGGTCCAGGAAAAACCATCTCTTACACTGGTTGCATGATTCAGCTTTATTTTGTCCTCGCACTGGGATGCACAGAATGTGTGCTTCTGATGGTGATGTCCTATGACCGTTATGCAGCTGTGTGTAGACCCCTGCACTACTCTATCCTCATGCACCCTCGTTTCTGCCATCTGTTGGCTGTGGCTTCTTGGGTAAGTGGCTTTACCAACTCagcacttcattctttctttacatttttggtACCCCTGTGTGGACATCGCCAAGTGGACCATTTCTTCTGTGAAGTTCCAGCACTGCTTCGACTGTCATGCATTGATACCCGTGCTAATGAGCTAACCCTCATGGTCACAAGCTCCATTTTTGTTCTCATACCTCTCATCCTCATTCTCAGCTCCTATGGTGCCATTGCCCGGGCAGTGCTGAGGATGCAGTCGACAACTGGACTCCAGAAAGTCTTTGGGACGTGTGGAGCCCATCTTATGGTCGTATCcctctttttcattccagtcatgTGCATATACCTCCAGCCACCATCAGGAAATTCTCAAGATCAGGGCAAGTTCATTGCCCTCTTTTATACTGTTGTCACACCTAGCCTCAACCCTCTAATCTACACCCTCAGAAACAAAGATGTAAGAGGGGCAGTAAAGAGACTAGTGGGGTGA